Proteins encoded in a region of the Mariprofundus ferrinatatus genome:
- the zwf gene encoding glucose-6-phosphate dehydrogenase, with translation MNDATQPEPCNIVIFGAGGDLSKRKLLPALARMQRWNLIAPESRIIGILREGTWNLDTWKAYVRQSLEEFRSDNVNDEESWGHISQMLELTIGDLGEAEMYQRLRQTLKSANGKTNVLFYLAIPPDWYEATVSNLHAEGLLDESDGFRRIVIEKPFGNDLNSARELNRRIGEYAGESQIYRIDHYLGKEGVQNLMVFRFANTVFEPLWNRNYIDHVQISVSESLGVEYRAGYYEKAGALVDMIQSHLIQVMTLVAMESPISLEGNAVRDEKVKILKSVRPIPVERVNEFAVRAQYAGGTRDGKRILAYRDEEGVDPSSTIDTFAAVKLYIDNWRWQDVPFLLRTGKRLPERVSEITIRFKQPPKNLFSVTQQHLPQNELIFRLHPEEGMIYLLNAKLPGLNDKLRELALDAPYAVSGADSPEAYETLLHDVLLGQSALFSRADEVEESWRIVAPIMEAWKERRGLHFYEANTWDIPGMEELMEDCVGCWRDLSATHQHGYTPIS, from the coding sequence ATGAACGACGCAACGCAACCTGAACCGTGCAATATCGTCATCTTCGGTGCTGGCGGCGACCTCTCCAAACGCAAACTCCTGCCAGCGCTGGCGCGCATGCAGCGATGGAACTTGATCGCTCCTGAATCACGTATAATCGGCATACTGCGCGAGGGCACATGGAATCTCGACACGTGGAAAGCTTATGTGCGGCAATCACTGGAGGAGTTCCGCTCAGATAACGTAAATGATGAAGAGAGCTGGGGGCATATCTCTCAGATGCTTGAATTGACCATCGGCGACCTTGGCGAGGCTGAGATGTATCAGCGCCTGCGCCAGACGCTGAAGAGCGCCAACGGCAAAACCAACGTGCTCTTCTATCTCGCCATTCCTCCGGATTGGTACGAGGCCACCGTCAGCAACCTGCATGCGGAGGGTTTACTGGACGAGAGTGATGGCTTCCGCCGCATCGTCATCGAAAAGCCTTTCGGTAATGACCTGAACAGTGCACGCGAACTTAACCGTAGAATTGGCGAGTATGCCGGAGAGTCGCAGATCTACCGCATCGACCACTACCTCGGCAAGGAGGGAGTACAGAACCTGATGGTATTCCGCTTTGCCAATACCGTCTTCGAACCGCTGTGGAACCGAAACTATATCGACCACGTACAAATATCAGTTTCCGAGAGTCTTGGCGTGGAGTATCGGGCCGGCTACTATGAAAAGGCGGGGGCACTGGTCGACATGATCCAGAGCCACCTGATTCAGGTGATGACGCTGGTGGCAATGGAGTCGCCGATCTCCCTCGAAGGCAATGCCGTGCGCGATGAAAAGGTAAAAATACTCAAATCAGTGCGCCCGATCCCTGTGGAACGCGTCAACGAATTCGCCGTTCGCGCCCAGTACGCCGGTGGAACGAGGGACGGCAAACGTATCCTCGCCTACCGGGATGAAGAGGGGGTAGACCCTTCATCGACCATCGACACCTTTGCCGCCGTCAAACTCTATATCGATAACTGGCGCTGGCAGGATGTACCGTTTCTGCTGCGTACGGGTAAGCGACTGCCTGAGCGCGTCTCCGAAATCACTATCCGCTTCAAGCAGCCGCCAAAGAACCTCTTCTCTGTTACACAGCAGCATCTGCCGCAGAACGAACTGATTTTCAGGCTGCATCCGGAGGAGGGGATGATTTACCTGCTCAATGCGAAACTTCCTGGGCTCAACGACAAGCTGCGCGAACTCGCACTCGATGCCCCCTATGCAGTAAGTGGCGCCGACTCGCCCGAAGCCTACGAAACGTTACTGCACGATGTGCTGCTCGGGCAGAGTGCCCTCTTCTCTCGCGCCGATGAAGTGGAGGAGTCATGGCGCATCGTGGCCCCAATCATGGAGGCATGGAAAGAGAGGCGAGGCCTTCACTTCTACGAGGCAAACACGTGGGATATTCCAGGTATGGAAGAGTTAATGGAGGACTGCGTCGGTTGCTGGCGCGACCTCTCAGCGACACACCAGCATGGATATACGCCGATCTCTTAA
- the pgl gene encoding 6-phosphogluconolactonase has product MDIRRSLNSQSLAEDAARYIAERIRKVIAKKGSCHLSLAGGGTPKTTYELLRQQPIDWSRLHIWFGDERCLPVGDSERNDTMVRLALLNHIPLPDNHVHPIPAERGATAAAAAYTKELSDIAGLDIILLGMGEDGHTASLFPENVALELSEAAVPVFDAPKPPAERVSLSLNFIRRAEERIILLSGAGKREILSRIIGGERFPASEVGTATWFVDAAASPDCRDC; this is encoded by the coding sequence ATGGATATACGCCGATCTCTTAACTCACAATCACTGGCTGAGGATGCGGCACGTTATATTGCTGAGCGCATCCGAAAGGTGATTGCGAAGAAGGGGAGCTGCCATCTGTCACTGGCTGGTGGCGGGACGCCGAAAACAACTTATGAATTACTGCGTCAGCAGCCGATTGACTGGAGTCGTCTTCATATATGGTTCGGGGACGAGCGCTGTCTTCCGGTCGGTGACAGCGAGCGCAATGATACGATGGTACGACTTGCTCTTCTCAATCACATCCCGCTGCCAGATAATCATGTTCATCCAATCCCTGCTGAGCGTGGGGCAACGGCAGCGGCAGCAGCATACACAAAGGAGCTGAGCGACATTGCCGGGCTCGATATCATACTGTTGGGAATGGGCGAGGATGGACACACCGCCAGCCTCTTTCCTGAGAATGTCGCACTGGAGCTGAGTGAAGCGGCTGTGCCTGTTTTCGATGCGCCAAAACCTCCTGCTGAACGCGTATCATTAAGTCTGAATTTCATCCGTCGGGCGGAAGAGCGCATTATTCTGCTATCCGGTGCTGGTAAGCGTGAAATATTGAGCCGGATTATCGGCGGTGAAAGGTTTCCAGCCAGCGAGGTCGGCACGGCCACCTGGTTTGTGGATGCGGCCGCATCTCCAGACTGTAGAGACTGCTGA
- a CDS encoding helicase HerA-like domain-containing protein encodes MSEAPQLLIGGACGQQVKLDAGMANRHGLIAGATGTGKTVTLQSLAEGFSRIGVPVFMADIKGDLSGISQAGKPHKEVDRRIREIAIDGYSQRGNPVLFWDIFGRSGHPVRTTISDMGPLLLSNLLDLNDTQSGLLYAAFRIADDQGLLLLDLKDLRSMLSWMSENAKELKSDYGNISSASIGSIQRGLLVLEEQGAEHFFGEPALRLSDLMITDFSGFGVISLLDVTELIAKSPKLYATFLLWLLAELYENLPEVGDADRPKMVLFFDEAHLLFDGAPDVLLDKVEQVVRLIRSKGVGVYFVTQSPLDIPESVLGQLGMRIQHALRAFTPKDKKAVKTIAGTFRTNPELDTEAVISQLGTGEALVSTLDATGAPTQVERILIAPPQSRIGPASIDERSAMISRSPLAGRYEEMIDRESAHELLKARAEDEARRESAAKAEQQQIWQEPAAPKRPAGRPRDSMGEAIMKSAARSVSSAIGGAIGRKLVRGLLGSLLGGR; translated from the coding sequence ATGAGCGAAGCACCCCAACTCCTGATAGGAGGAGCCTGCGGGCAGCAGGTCAAACTCGATGCTGGCATGGCCAACCGCCACGGCCTCATCGCAGGCGCCACCGGCACCGGAAAAACAGTCACCCTGCAATCGCTAGCCGAAGGCTTTTCACGTATCGGAGTACCGGTATTTATGGCCGACATCAAGGGGGACCTCTCCGGTATTTCGCAGGCAGGAAAACCGCACAAGGAGGTTGACCGGCGCATCCGTGAAATTGCCATCGACGGCTACAGTCAGCGCGGCAATCCGGTACTGTTCTGGGACATCTTCGGTCGCTCCGGACACCCGGTTCGCACCACCATCTCAGATATGGGGCCCCTGCTGCTCTCTAACCTTCTCGACCTCAATGACACGCAGAGCGGTCTCCTCTATGCCGCTTTCCGCATTGCCGATGATCAGGGGTTGCTCCTGCTCGACCTGAAAGATCTGCGATCCATGCTCTCCTGGATGAGTGAAAATGCTAAAGAGCTGAAATCTGACTATGGCAATATCTCATCCGCCAGCATCGGATCCATTCAGCGTGGCCTGCTGGTGCTCGAAGAGCAGGGGGCGGAACACTTTTTCGGCGAACCCGCCCTGAGACTCTCGGACCTGATGATAACGGACTTCTCGGGATTTGGCGTGATAAGCCTGCTCGATGTCACTGAACTGATCGCCAAATCACCCAAGCTTTATGCCACCTTCCTGCTCTGGCTACTGGCAGAGCTGTATGAAAATCTGCCGGAGGTCGGTGATGCCGACAGGCCGAAGATGGTTCTTTTCTTTGACGAGGCACATCTGCTGTTTGATGGCGCACCTGATGTGTTGCTGGACAAGGTTGAGCAGGTTGTACGCCTGATCCGCTCCAAGGGTGTCGGCGTCTATTTCGTAACCCAAAGCCCTCTCGATATTCCTGAAAGCGTACTGGGCCAGCTTGGCATGCGCATCCAGCATGCTCTGCGCGCCTTCACGCCGAAAGACAAGAAAGCGGTAAAAACAATCGCCGGAACCTTCCGGACGAATCCGGAACTCGATACCGAAGCCGTGATTTCCCAGCTTGGGACCGGCGAAGCACTGGTATCCACGCTTGATGCAACAGGCGCGCCCACCCAGGTTGAACGCATCCTGATTGCCCCGCCACAGTCACGCATCGGCCCCGCCAGCATTGATGAACGCAGTGCCATGATATCGCGCTCCCCACTGGCCGGACGATATGAGGAGATGATCGACCGGGAGTCCGCCCATGAGCTCCTGAAAGCCCGCGCAGAAGATGAAGCAAGAAGGGAAAGTGCAGCCAAAGCTGAACAGCAGCAGATATGGCAGGAACCGGCAGCACCAAAACGCCCGGCCGGAAGACCGCGTGACTCCATGGGGGAAGCCATCATGAAATCGGCAGCCCGTTCAGTCAGTTCGGCGATTGGTGGAGCGATCGGCCGTAAGCTGGTACGAGGCCTGCTCGGCTCCTTGCTCGGCGGCAGGTAA
- a CDS encoding ZIP family metal transporter, whose amino-acid sequence MDMDIVWLGFFGSLVAGLMTAVGAAGVYFVRQLSPKLEDALLSFAAGIMLAASFFSLLLPAIEYGELQFESKGLAVAVVIIGFLAGAAVLFYLHRHLPHEHFLSGHEGPDAKAFKRIWLFVIAIALHNFPEGMAVGSGFANGDIANGTSLATGIGIQNIPEGLAVAVAMIAIGYSRMQGFMVAALTGLAEPVGGLFGSLAVSLAGPVMPLALAFSAGAMLFIISDEIIPETHRRGFESIATFSLIIGFACMMYLDATLA is encoded by the coding sequence ATGGACATGGACATCGTCTGGTTAGGTTTTTTTGGCAGCCTGGTTGCAGGATTAATGACTGCGGTTGGAGCAGCCGGTGTTTATTTTGTGAGGCAGCTTTCACCAAAACTTGAGGACGCGTTACTCAGTTTTGCTGCTGGCATCATGCTTGCAGCCTCCTTCTTTTCCCTGCTTCTGCCTGCCATCGAATATGGTGAGCTGCAGTTTGAGAGTAAAGGGCTGGCAGTGGCTGTCGTGATCATCGGCTTTCTGGCCGGCGCTGCCGTGCTTTTCTATTTACACCGCCATCTTCCGCATGAGCACTTCCTTTCAGGGCATGAGGGCCCGGATGCAAAAGCTTTCAAACGTATCTGGCTCTTTGTTATCGCTATTGCACTGCACAACTTTCCGGAAGGGATGGCTGTAGGGTCCGGGTTTGCCAATGGCGACATTGCCAATGGAACCTCTCTGGCAACTGGCATTGGTATTCAGAACATTCCTGAAGGACTGGCCGTAGCCGTGGCCATGATTGCCATAGGTTACAGTCGCATGCAGGGGTTTATGGTTGCTGCGTTGACTGGTTTGGCAGAACCCGTAGGTGGTCTGTTCGGCAGTCTGGCCGTTTCACTGGCCGGGCCTGTTATGCCATTGGCGCTGGCTTTTTCAGCAGGAGCGATGCTGTTTATTATCAGTGATGAAATCATTCCCGAGACGCATCGCCGCGGCTTTGAGTCGATCGCCACATTCAGTCTGATTATCGGTTTTGCCTGTATGATGTACCTCGACGCCACGCTCGCTTGA
- a CDS encoding DEAD/DEAH box helicase, whose protein sequence is MTFEQLGLSAELLRAVANEGYTTPTPVQEKSIPVVLQGHDILAGAQTGTGKTAGFTLPMLQLMQKVHPERHKRHVIRALVLTPTRELAAQVGESIATYGRHLPLKSTVVFGGVGVNPQIEKLKRGVDILVATPGRLLDLVGQGKADLGHVEFFVLDEADRMLDMGFIHDIRKVLKLLPKQRQNLLFSATFSDEIKQLANGFLRSPVYVEVARNETAHQVTQVVHPVSKSKKRALLSHLIKEGDWKQVLVFTKTKHGANRLTTQLESDGIQAAAIHGNKSQTARTKALAAFKDGNIRVLVATDIAARGLDIDQLPHVVNYELPNVAEDYVHRIGRTGRAGCSGESLSLVSGDENKLLAGIERLIKKSITKVVVPGFEPGNEEETATPAPQRRRPDHRRHDPSSPRKPHSTRGRRPGRRERAAKKAT, encoded by the coding sequence ATGACATTTGAACAACTGGGCCTTTCAGCCGAACTTCTTCGCGCTGTGGCCAATGAGGGGTATACCACCCCGACCCCCGTACAGGAAAAATCTATCCCTGTCGTGCTGCAGGGCCACGATATTCTGGCTGGCGCTCAGACCGGCACCGGAAAAACCGCCGGCTTTACGCTGCCGATGTTGCAGCTGATGCAGAAAGTGCATCCCGAGCGCCATAAGAGGCATGTAATCCGCGCCCTTGTTCTGACACCGACACGTGAACTGGCTGCGCAGGTGGGCGAGAGTATTGCCACCTATGGCAGGCATCTGCCGCTCAAATCCACCGTCGTGTTCGGTGGCGTTGGTGTCAATCCGCAGATTGAGAAACTCAAGCGTGGCGTTGATATCCTTGTCGCCACCCCCGGTCGTTTGCTTGATCTCGTAGGGCAGGGGAAGGCTGATCTTGGGCATGTTGAATTCTTCGTGCTCGATGAAGCTGACCGTATGCTGGATATGGGCTTCATCCATGATATCCGCAAGGTGTTGAAGCTGTTACCAAAACAGCGTCAGAACCTCCTCTTCTCGGCAACCTTCTCCGATGAGATTAAGCAGCTTGCCAACGGATTTCTTCGCTCACCTGTTTATGTCGAGGTGGCACGCAATGAAACCGCACACCAGGTTACGCAGGTGGTGCATCCGGTCAGCAAGAGCAAAAAGCGTGCGCTGCTCTCCCACCTGATCAAAGAAGGGGATTGGAAGCAGGTGCTGGTGTTTACCAAAACCAAGCATGGAGCCAATCGCCTTACCACACAGCTGGAGAGTGACGGCATTCAGGCTGCCGCGATTCATGGCAACAAGAGCCAGACCGCACGCACCAAGGCGCTGGCAGCTTTCAAGGATGGCAACATCCGCGTGCTGGTTGCGACCGATATTGCCGCCCGCGGGCTCGATATCGATCAATTGCCGCATGTGGTGAATTATGAACTTCCCAATGTGGCCGAGGATTATGTGCACCGCATCGGCCGCACCGGTCGTGCCGGCTGCAGTGGTGAATCTCTTTCGCTGGTTTCCGGTGATGAGAATAAGCTGCTTGCCGGCATTGAGCGGCTGATCAAAAAATCGATTACGAAGGTGGTTGTTCCCGGTTTTGAACCGGGCAACGAAGAAGAGACGGCAACCCCTGCACCACAGCGCAGAAGGCCGGACCATCGCAGGCACGATCCTTCTTCACCACGCAAGCCGCACAGCACCCGTGGCCGTCGCCCGGGCCGGCGTGAGCGGGCAGCAAAGAAGGCCACATGA